The nucleotide sequence ATGGTATATCAGTTAATGAAATGTACAAGTTTAAAGTTAgaattttcagaatttattgTTGATCTACTGCTGGTGTTGCACGTGGAAATTCTGTTCCTGGTGGCGTTAAATCAGTACGATTGTACGTCTGGTTAATCCAATCAAGGTAGAATCGGACATCCATGAAAATGCTGGGATTATTGACTTGGTTGCAAGTTATTCCATCGTGGAAAATTCCAATAAGTTGTCTctgtgaaaataaaatacacTTAGTAATGTTTGATTAAATAATTAAGAATTGGGAAGATCTTACGTTAAAGTATACACCACCCCCTTGGTTACCATTGCAAGGACTATTTGTGGGAGCAGGTGTTAGTTGTCCACAGCAGAACATATTTGTTAAGATTCTATTAGTATTTGCAGGAGGAGTCGTACAAACTGCATTAGTGATGGTATTCATACTAAAGGATCTTAACATTCTTTGGTTTTCAGCCTATAACGCATAAatgattttcattaattatcTTTAAAATCAACAGCTTTAAATTAAGTCGTATTCTTACCACAGGAATTGGAAATTGCCAACCAGCAAATTGTACAGAAGTTCCAACAGGGATAATTCGACTATTTAGAATAGCACCTTCAATGGTATTGTGAGGAAATAAGAAAGGAGTAGATAAACGAAGTACAGCAAGATTATTGACGCCTGTTAGATGGTTAAAATGATCGTGGATAAAGAGGTGGGAAAGTGTTCGTTCTTCACGGTTCATGCTGGTTCCCAAGACGTGGTTATCACCGGCTGTTATCCTCACCCAGAAGTGATTAATTGATCGATTTCCTTCAGTGACAACCGATGCAGCGGTCAAGATGTGTCGATCATTGAGAACAACTCCTTGCGCGAAGTTATTTAGCACCCTAACAAGAACCTAGAGACATCCAGttgataattaattattttttatattgtacCTTTAATTACTCACTGTCCATGGAAATTCTCCCTGTGCAACATTTGTTCCACCCATGACAAAATTTTCTGGGACATTTTCGTCCAGTAGGTTCGATCCCAGGGAGCATCCTAGATTAAACCAAATATCCTCAAGTATTTCTTTCAACTTTGAACCAATAAACAAAACTTACCCACTAAAGCAATTAGTATCGCAATCTTCAACATTTTTGCACTTATAACACTACAACGCAGGAACGAAAATTCCGTCGAAGCACAATTCACGAAGGCTGTGCTATAAATGAAGAATGATATTAACAGTTTAAGGTTTTTCGTAACTAGGTGCGCAGATTTTTTATCTAATCATTAGTCTTTTTCCCCGAATAACAATTTATGACTATCATCCCAAAGGATTAGAAAAAGGTTTTAATCGTACATCTTTATCAAAAAGATCAAGGCGATTGACGAAATTCCTGTCCCAAATTATTGCGAAAGGCTAAAGTTACAGCAACCTGCTCGATCAGATAGAGTAATATCCACACCTGAGGATCTTTACCCATTTTTTTTACTACTGcttctaacaggaaatatttgtttttttttttacttttttcagaTGATTTTACTCTAGGTAGAACTGggtaaataacattttttagaaaagttgttcaaaaatgatttcccattagctaaatttttaaaattttaaatgaaaattttataaaatatatagtttaaaaattgtactttaatattcttaagaaattgaattaaatataattttttttattatgtttaaaaaaaaacgcatcAAAAATTTTAGCTTAcatagaaataaatattttgtaacaTTATTCGttgaatgtttgtgaatttctattgtgGACTTACGTAATTCTCATAAATCGTATAGTTCAAAAAGTTCGtataaatttgtactttttcacaaacattggcctcaattctgagaccaaaatcaagatcaaaatttcaagctgtcaaatattttcaaaatcaagatttcttattctgacgcgaagcatTTATGGATCCTAAAATGTCTTAGTTAAGAACcaaagatttcaagattttccacacttaacaaAACGTCACTTCTtataaatatcttcatttctctgttgaattttttgaaatttcgtcatatattttgtcagaataccaaaatattgaaattttcttgatcttgatcttgattttgatctaagaattgaggccattgtttgtaatatgatcatttgacgaccatttttttatttttttacgaaaattcgtaaattttcataaatatacaaaaatcggcaaaaaatatgttcgtaaaatttcattaatttttcttaaagttttgtcagacaaataTAAATGtatgaacaaatatttgtaaagtaACGAAAAATGCTCGTAGAGTTCTTAAATTCCAAACTTTTACTAAATTTCACTATCTTGATAATTCAAAGGACCTCTGAGAGGtgcttggaattatttcaagaaaacaagaaatttgacgttttggaatcttgaaatattgatttcagaattggaaatcttgaaatccacacggtttgtgtcttggatttcaaggtttaaagacatttgacagatttgacatcttgatcttgattttttgatttcagaataccaaaatcttgaaattttcttgatttttgtcATGATTTGATCATGATCTTGGTcacagaattgaggccaatgtttgtgaaaaaagtacatgcttttacgaactttttttgtaGGATACGATTAAACAAGCCTTTCGTAAGTCCCCACtaagaattcaaaaatatttacgaacaattttaggaACCATTTTTTCAGTATTAGGGAAAACtagggcaccactaaacacgggatagtaccaaacactgcgatttttaatcagatattcgacttcagaggacaagacttatagaaatttatatttaatttatagtccaagtagtttagaataaaaattagtgtttgatggtgcctcagtttcccctaattatttttttttgatctttgATTCTTTTGTTATTTACTTTGAAGCTGAATAGCCAGCAATAATCCAGTATACCTAacactttttattttacttaaagATCATGACGGTATATCCAATGGTGCATAAAATCGatttgatttttcttaaacCGATCCGAATGTCACTGCGAAACTTTTTCAaacagtttttcttttattcgtTTTACAAAAGGTTTCATATCCATTTCACTTGAACCTTCCGTTCCAAACCTCAGAAGTATTTGTGTCAATTTAAAGTCCAAGcgttatgccctagatacacttacgacttaagccgagagacggcttagcggaaaataatggaaatacACTTTAacgattatttctaatatagttatactaagccgtctctcggctaatcctcaagtctgtcgaggcccttagatattttttaatttattttttcattgtaaattttttacaaattaatagagggaagtagggcacctttaaaatagggtttttttctcgtaattttaaatacaattgaaCCTTGATAATGTTATTTGGCTTcataattggtttgtggagTTAAATTCTATCATAGTAAGAACCAGGTCCATTcataaataggagaaaaaactcaattttaaagcAGCCCAAATTCGAAGatgacaatttaaaatttgtgatgTCTTCTCAAAGGTACTATTTTCAATTagcattgaaataaaatgaatttaaaagctAATTAATaattacatcaaaataaataactaTATAGTAGAAAACATTACTTTGCAAATTGACTAAATTTATGATTTAAGAGCATGATCACACAATTAGGATCTTAGAACTTAgattaaaagaaatgaaaacgTTACAAATAGCTGGATCTTGCAAAATGGCGTGATTCTTAAAGGGTGATTTTTTGCATTAGCAAAAGTGTTGAAATTTCGGCAAGATTAAATGTTGTCGTAACAGAATTAGATCGTACCTGATTCATACAATAAAGCTTTAATCCTTCTCTGATATCACCATTTGATAAATCAGACAAAAATGTATGATATACGATAGAAGCTAAGTAAAATCAAGTTGATATGAAGCATTTCAACGAAGAGGAATGTAGTTCATGGGAAGGTTGTGAAGAAGAAAGAGTTCCATTCTGTCCAAATCATGAAGATCATTTTCGCAATATTGCTAGTCTTTGGTAAGCAATGGATTCTATTAACGACGTTTAAAAGGAATTTAACGTGGAGAAacggaattattaaaaataacattttacttTTCCAGGATTAGCGATTGGTCCTGCTGTATCACAGAACGCCGTTCTAGGCCAATTTCCCAGTCATGCAGGCTTGGTGTTCCTTGGAAGATTCTGTGATGCAACAGTTTTGAACAATAGGCATGTCCTAACAGCTGCTACTTGTGGCCTATCAGAAACCAATGAGCGCTTAGCTGTTGGAGTGTATTCACTCTTTGTCGGAGTCATTAATATCCCTGCAGGAACTGCAGGATCTATTGGAATTAGTCAGTTTTATATACATGAAGAGTACAATCCTTTCTACGAGCATTGGAACAACATTGCAGTATTTAGAACAGCTGCAGATATACCAATTAATTCAGTTCCTCCAGCAGCAATTATTGAACCAGTGGAAATTTACGACAGAATAGTTTACGATGGGTTAAATTGTGTTCTTGTGGGATGGAATTCTGCTCCATGTAAGTAAAATTATACCTTTTGTTAAGCGTAATTAAATCGCAAAAGAAAAACGAATTAGTGCAAATCTGGCATAATCTTCTGAATTATTATCAGATAATTCAAActgataatttcttttttccCAAATGATAAAAGTGCTTTTTCTGGTTAGggaattttaatgtgaaaatttcacgaatcACTAATGACATTCTCCGAATAAAAAATTCTACTTATCAATTTACGGTGATTAAGAATCATTTGAGTCTATATCCTCTTATTATACTCTTTGTAGTGTAATAAGGGTAAAAATCAAGTGGTCAGTAGTTTATTTAATTGTTCAGTGTAAAttattatgctcaacgcacaataacttttatttgtaagcatgtttttgacatttcagtgagaatgagtgaaatctagatctagtcatttcgctcattctcatgggaaattttgaaaacatgtttacaaacaaaagttattgtgcgctggacattattagactaaaaataataatgaaactCATAACTAAAACAAATGGAAAATGTGggtaaaaagagatggcaaagcgtcccagctttacgAAGTGCTCGAATTCACGAGATAGAGATCTcggtgaattatatttttcgtttttaatGTTCATGGCGATTGACTATCGATTTAAACTGTttcacaaattaaaagaaaatcatttcaaaatttataattattagtaaattgcatttttttaagaatttgatcTTTAAACTTTAATCGATACTAAGTTTTGAAATAAGTCTGGAGTACTTAAACATttaatcttcgaaaattcgatgtcgaaaattttttcgATCATAGGTATgttatggacgaaatgttcgcctttGCCACCCCAAAAACATATTTGAGAATAAACGAAATCGTAggaaccgttttcgaaataaaccaaaaaacatggtttcggGTAAGGAGAGAGGTAGGGTTAGAAGGAGAAAAATGCCTCGAGGTAATATTGACTTATTGGGAGAtcatcgaaaaccggaagtcgatatctcttgccgtttgACAAACAACACAATCAAACTGGTAACAAACTTtttagcaaataaaaataatataataacgAAAGACAAACCAATTACGAGTACtttaccggttcattatcgattgGGTCTGATGCACCCggatttgaaatttcaagatctttccaaaaactccaaattcaagcaaatcgattgaaaaataagccctccagagtggttaaactttgacctttgaAAATTAAGTCGAAAATTTTTCCGGTCATAAAACTTGATTTAAAGTCGATGAAATAATCTTCAAAGTATTCTATAATTGCATaactaataaattattattactataTTACCAAATTTGAACTTCCTAATTGGGTTGTCccacggattactatattcctgtATAATAGGTAGACATTGTTGTAtcccatagtagtgcaaacaaagtgaataaaagtgTTAATAAAGACACGTTCTTGATATTCTCGAGACTGAAAGTCACTTAAATCCTACATTTTCGTTCCACAGCATCAAATCGCATCATTCCTGGATACCCTTTCATTTGGTTTGTTTCGTTTGTTTACACTATGAGACACGAAAAtctctacctactatccaggaatatagtaatccgttGTTGTCCTCAATTCCggtttgtccggaattccaaattttatctTTACGACTCcaataaaaaaaggaagaaatttcttcctttttttaaacaaaatcctcttatttaaaatgtattttacataaaaagaaacttaatatacaaaaaagagtttttgattctaaaaaaaaaagcttcaaaaatttttatatgagTTCTAAAAGAACGATGTTTAAAGTATTTTACTGATTTTACTACTGGAAATTTTCACTACAGGAGCCGTACtgtaaatatttgcaaaaattagtTTTGCTGAGTTGTAAGAAATCCCTCTTCATTTTTCAAAACTCCTCAAGGTTTGATagctttttaaattctcaaattcatcgATGTTTTCTGAGCAgactaaaatgtttttttactgAATACTAACTAAATTTAgtaatagaatattttattttgattttaaaaaaatacatttaaataattactgtctatttttatattttttgacattttggactttttattttcatttggagaattaaagttagaaaaaactgattgtttttgaagaaatataaaatttataactgaaataagataaatttaatatttttttaagtttatttaataAGCCAATCTTGATCCAGATccatgtaaaatttttaaaggttaATTACTAAGTTTTTTTGGATCTGAAAATTTCTTTATCACCATAACATTTCTTATTGAGGACTTGGACAAGCTTGAATAAAATTAGTTTcgattaattttttctctttttgttttatttagtaCACCAGACAACACCACTTCAGCATCAAGTTCAACCTATTTTCAGCCGAAGTCAATGCAATGCACTGGCAGCAGTTTCGGGAAGTTTATTGGATTCTATGGTGTGTGCTGGAACATTAACAACCAATCCTATGCAATGTCCGGTAAGTCATCCAATAAATGTTATTACTTACCTTACAGTTTATGTTCTAAAAAACgtctattttttaatattcagaaCAACCCCGGAGGAGCTCTTTATTGCCGTGGTGCCCTGTTTGCCATTATGTCCCACAATCGCATTTGTGGTCAACCTAATGCTCCTGGCGTCTACACACAACTGAGATTCTTTGAGGATTGGATTGCCCGGCAGTTGAACCGAACAGATACTCCTCCAGCTGGTCCAACTCATGCACCAGGTCATCCTGCTCCACCAGTAGGTGATACTGGTAGTGCCCTAATGTCGTCTCTTTTCATTCTGGTTTCGCTTCTGGCACTGAGGTTCCTTGTTTAGGAAGGAAacgaaacttaaaaaaaaaacaccaaaatgtctttaataatttattatgatAAAGTTTCAATAAATCTTTCATACAAGGTCTATTTCAGATGGATAAATTGGGTCTTTGTGGTTTTCCTTAATCTTTGTACAATTTCTAGCCTACATAGGAAGCGTAATATTGCAGCTGCTTGTGAAGCAGTCCcttatttctcattaattaccCTTTCGAGGGCATCAAAGTCATAATAAACTAGTATATGATTATCAACACCTTCAAATACATGCACTACAGATGGCTTGAGGTTGTAGAATAGAATTTTCTGTCCACGAGAATCGAAATCCCTCACTAATGTTTCAATTACTGTGGCCGCTGTATAGTCAGCTCCATAGATGTGACTACAGTCGATAACAACAGGAGTTTGGGATTTAATGCCTTGCTTATTCACTAAATTTCTAACGTATTCCGTGGATGGGAAGATTAGGCATCTGTCTGGTGTTATCATTAAGTACTTAGTATTAACCCCGGTTGTctgcaaaaatacaaaaatagagtAGTTCAGTAGGGAAGGTCAAAGATTAACTGAAGGTATTATGTCTGGAGATACTTACGGCACACAATTCAATGGAGATCTTGGGTCTGGCAGAGTGATAAAGAATAAATACCACGTTAATACCAATTCCCACCAGAATTCCAAATTCAAGTGGAAGGGCAAGGCAAGCAACAAAGGTGGCAAGACCAGGAAGTAAGTCAGACTCTGCAATGAAAGGGTTTATCAGTAGAAGATCGTAGTTAAAtcttcatgaaaaaaaattgtcatactCTTGCTCCTCCACATTGGTTTGATAACCCGAACTTCCACCATGAAGACAACAGCTGCAATGATGATAGCTGCTAGGGCTGCTCTTGGGATGAAATAGAAGTACGGAGTGAAAAAGAGCAGTGCCAGGATTACGAGGACACCGGTATAGAGACTGCCCATGGGTGTTCTGGAACCACTTGCATGACTCACAGCACCTCTGGATAGGGCACCATTTCCAGGATATCCCTGGACAAAGGAGTTCACCACATTGGCTGTTCCAATGGCCAGTAATTCCTGCGAAGCATCAATAGGTTTCCCTTCGGAGAATACCTTGCAGATTGCCATGTTCTCGAGAAGGGCAATCAGAGGTACGACAATAAGTCCAGATCCTAATTGGGATACCATTTCGGAGAA is from Phlebotomus papatasi isolate M1 chromosome 1, Ppap_2.1, whole genome shotgun sequence and encodes:
- the LOC129806306 gene encoding trypsin-like — protein: MLKIAILIALVGCSLGSNLLDENVPENFVMGGTNVAQGEFPWTVLVRVLNNFAQGVVLNDRHILTAASVVTEGNRSINHFWVRITAGDNHVLGTSMNREERTLSHLFIHDHFNHLTGVNNLAVLRLSTPFLFPHNTIEGAILNSRIIPVGTSVQFAGWQFPIPVAENQRMLRSFSMNTITNAVCTTPPANTNRILTNMFCCGQLTPAPTNSPCNGNQGGGVYFNRQLIGIFHDGITCNQVNNPSIFMDVRFYLDWINQTYNRTDLTPPGTEFPRATPAVDQQ
- the LOC129806321 gene encoding glandular kallikrein-3, submandibular-like, which encodes MKIIFAILLVFGLAIGPAVSQNAVLGQFPSHAGLVFLGRFCDATVLNNRHVLTAATCGLSETNERLAVGVYSLFVGVINIPAGTAGSIGISQFYIHEEYNPFYEHWNNIAVFRTAADIPINSVPPAAIIEPVEIYDRIVYDGLNCVLVGWNSAPLHQTTPLQHQVQPIFSRSQCNALAAVSGSLLDSMVCAGTLTTNPMQCPNNPGGALYCRGALFAIMSHNRICGQPNAPGVYTQLRFFEDWIARQLNRTDTPPAGPTHAPGHPAPPVGDTGSALMSSLFILVSLLALRFLV